One Molothrus aeneus isolate 106 chromosome 6, BPBGC_Maene_1.0, whole genome shotgun sequence genomic window carries:
- the PGF gene encoding placenta growth factor — MRLLGAFLRLLVAGTLGAPPAPAPEERGTVSTESPVLTFREIWNRSFCRPLEQLVDVITEFPNEVEYIFRPSCVSLQRCGGCCGDEGLRCVPVETSTVTMQLLKIKPNGEAPYVEMAFTEHKQCECRPRQDLMRLGRRRSKGRGKRRQDKKGRKDCELCGTPRR, encoded by the exons atGCGGCTGCTCGGCGCCTTCCTGCGGCTGCTGGTGGCCGGGACGCTGGGGGCACCGCCCGCCCCG GCCCCGGAGGAACGGGGAACCGTCAGCACGGAGTCTCCCG TCCTTACCTTTCGGGAGATCTGGAATCGTAGTTTCTGCCGgcctctggagcagctggtggACGTCATTACCGAATTCCCCAACGAGGTGGAGTACATTTTCAGACCCTCCTGCGTCTCCCTGCAGCGCTGCGGAGGCTGTTGTGGGGACGAGGGTCTTCGCTGCGTGCCCGTGGAGACGAGCACGGTCACCATGCAG CTCCTGAAGATAAAGCCAAACGGGGAGGCACCCTATGTGGAGATGGCGTTCACCGAGCACAAGCAGTGCGAGTGCAG GCCCCGGCAGGACCTGATGAGGCTGGGAAG GAGGAGGTCCAAGGGCCGAGGTAAGAGAAGACAAGACAAGAAGGGACGGAAAGACTGTGAACT ATGTGGCACACCCCGCAGgtag